One genomic region from Actinocatenispora thailandica encodes:
- a CDS encoding NAD(P)/FAD-dependent oxidoreductase: MTHDGPQWTTPFPEDGRTDAGQAPAGAAPSTGSEAAPAGTGSAAEPDVAVVGAGPAGLAAATVLAEHGADVLVVDEQLRPGGQIYRQPPASFTERGGPAGTAIPAGRRLLSAAADAPVRWWPGTVAWGVFGAGAGLDDFAAADAPPGRLRLATHGPAGTRLVHPRLLLLTAGAYDLPVPFPGWTLPGVLTAGGVQVFVKAQRLVPGRRFVLAGAHPLVLVVAAQLIAAGAEVAEVALAVRRPGVAAAWRALPAVAGNTGKLAEGARALGTLRRARVPVRFGTMVTAALPGADGTLGAVRLADLAADDTPVPGTEREVGADVLALGYGFVPSTELARQAGCATRYDAAGGGWVIEHDRWQRASLPGVYVAGEVTGVAGAEQATAEGRLAGLGALVELGRVRPPTADRLARPVRRELRRRRRLAGLLADTFAPPDAALAAVRTDDTVLCRCEEVTVGAVRAALRGHPHLRTANAVKLVTRAGMGMCQGRSCQPGLCALVAAETGQEVAAVGSYTARPPVKPIPLTALSDPG, from the coding sequence GTGACCCACGATGGCCCGCAGTGGACGACGCCGTTCCCGGAGGACGGGCGGACCGATGCCGGTCAGGCGCCGGCCGGTGCCGCGCCGTCGACGGGCAGCGAAGCCGCCCCGGCCGGTACCGGATCGGCGGCCGAGCCGGACGTGGCGGTGGTCGGGGCCGGGCCGGCCGGCCTGGCGGCGGCCACCGTGCTCGCCGAGCACGGCGCCGACGTCCTCGTCGTCGACGAGCAGCTCCGCCCCGGTGGCCAGATCTACCGCCAGCCGCCGGCGAGCTTCACCGAGCGCGGCGGACCCGCCGGTACCGCGATCCCGGCCGGCCGCCGGCTGCTGTCCGCCGCGGCCGACGCGCCGGTGCGCTGGTGGCCGGGCACCGTCGCCTGGGGAGTCTTCGGCGCCGGCGCCGGGCTGGACGACTTCGCGGCGGCGGACGCGCCGCCGGGGCGGCTGCGGCTCGCCACCCACGGCCCGGCCGGTACCCGGCTGGTGCACCCGCGGCTGCTGCTGCTCACCGCCGGCGCGTACGACCTGCCGGTACCGTTCCCCGGCTGGACCCTGCCCGGCGTGCTGACCGCCGGTGGGGTGCAGGTGTTCGTCAAGGCGCAGCGGCTGGTGCCGGGGCGCCGGTTCGTCCTGGCCGGCGCCCACCCGCTGGTACTGGTCGTCGCCGCGCAACTGATCGCCGCCGGTGCCGAGGTGGCCGAGGTGGCGCTCGCGGTACGCCGGCCGGGGGTGGCCGCGGCGTGGCGCGCGCTGCCCGCGGTGGCCGGCAACACCGGCAAGCTCGCCGAGGGCGCCCGCGCGCTCGGCACGCTGCGCCGGGCCCGGGTACCGGTCCGGTTCGGCACCATGGTGACCGCGGCGCTGCCCGGCGCCGACGGCACGCTCGGCGCGGTACGGCTGGCCGACCTGGCCGCCGACGACACTCCGGTACCGGGCACCGAACGCGAGGTCGGCGCCGACGTGCTCGCCCTCGGCTACGGCTTCGTGCCGTCCACCGAGCTGGCCCGCCAGGCCGGCTGCGCCACCCGGTACGACGCGGCCGGCGGCGGCTGGGTGATCGAGCACGACCGGTGGCAGCGAGCCAGCCTGCCCGGGGTGTACGTGGCCGGCGAGGTGACCGGGGTGGCCGGCGCCGAGCAGGCCACCGCCGAGGGGCGGCTGGCCGGTCTCGGCGCGCTCGTCGAGCTGGGGCGGGTGCGCCCGCCGACGGCCGACCGGTTGGCTCGGCCGGTACGCCGGGAGCTGCGCCGGCGCCGCCGGCTGGCCGGGCTGCTCGCCGACACGTTCGCCCCGCCGGACGCGGCGCTGGCGGCGGTACGCACCGACGACACGGTGCTGTGCCGCTGCGAGGAGGTGACGGTCGGCGCGGTGCGGGCGGCGCTGCGCGGCCACCCGCACCTGCGTACCGCCAATGCGGTCAAGCTGGTCACCCGGGCCGGAATGGGGATGTGCCAGGGCCGGTCGTGCCAGCCGGGGCTGTGCGCGCTGGTCGCCGCGGAGACCGGTCAGGAGGTGGCGGCGGTCGGCAGCTACACGGCGCGCCCACCGGTGAAGCCGATCCCGCTGACCGCGCTGAGCGATCCCGGCTGA
- a CDS encoding DUF3817 domain-containing protein produces MDASVSGALTRYRIIAIVVSVGLVVLFGIGVPLNHLAHISIVSAIVGPLHGFLYMVFLVLTFDLARRLDWPYGRMLVVMLCGTIPVVSFFAEHVTTKRVRADLAARTEAQQHAATA; encoded by the coding sequence GTGGACGCTTCCGTCAGTGGCGCACTCACCCGGTACCGCATCATCGCGATCGTGGTGAGTGTCGGCCTGGTCGTGCTGTTCGGGATCGGCGTGCCGCTCAACCACCTGGCGCACATCTCGATCGTCTCCGCGATCGTCGGCCCGCTGCACGGCTTCCTGTACATGGTGTTCCTGGTGCTCACGTTCGACCTGGCCCGCCGGCTGGACTGGCCGTACGGCCGGATGCTCGTGGTGATGCTGTGCGGCACCATCCCGGTCGTGTCGTTCTTCGCCGAGCACGTCACCACAAAGCGGGTCCGCGCCGACCTCGCCGCCCGCACCGAGGCGCAGCAGCACGCCGCCACCGCCTGA
- a CDS encoding glycoside hydrolase domain-containing protein — MIRKRRNTQGKHRKVPALAGVAALAATAALGGGTGAAAPAGQLVSYHGVSLRVPADWPVIDLARQPDTCARLDRHAVYLGTPSDSAACPPRIYGRTETISLRPAAATAAPGSTVVPRGIPEAAPRTTDHTGRFALAAAGVELTTTYGSRPELVDAALATARVTERARPRAIREPEAEPAVSTKVPGTFHGYGFDSCAAPSSATMDAWLKKARFRAVGVYIGGGDLGCPNQPNLDPAWVARQTGKGWHVFAMYVGRQAPCSGEPYRISSAAKASSQAKADATDAVEQAKHYGLAAGSIIIHDMEYYPRGGSCSTAVLRYLSTWTATINSLHYRSGVYSSRAAAIDELVAARKAGRYRMPGTIDFAQWDKKPTVGSSAIPSNYWVRHRMKQYWGSHTETHGGIKLNIDADWLYVH, encoded by the coding sequence GTGATCCGAAAAAGGCGCAACACGCAGGGAAAACACCGGAAGGTACCGGCGCTGGCGGGTGTCGCCGCGCTGGCGGCCACGGCGGCGCTCGGCGGCGGCACCGGTGCCGCCGCACCGGCCGGCCAGCTGGTGTCCTACCACGGCGTCAGCCTCCGGGTGCCGGCCGACTGGCCGGTGATCGACCTGGCCCGGCAGCCCGACACCTGCGCCCGCCTCGACCGGCACGCGGTGTACCTCGGTACGCCCAGCGACTCGGCCGCCTGCCCACCCCGCATCTACGGCCGCACCGAGACCATCAGCCTGCGCCCGGCGGCGGCGACCGCGGCACCGGGCAGCACCGTGGTACCGCGCGGGATACCGGAAGCGGCGCCGCGCACCACCGACCACACCGGCCGGTTCGCGCTGGCCGCCGCGGGCGTCGAGCTGACCACCACGTACGGCAGCCGGCCGGAGCTGGTCGACGCCGCCCTGGCCACCGCCCGGGTCACCGAGCGGGCCCGGCCCCGGGCGATCCGGGAACCGGAGGCGGAGCCGGCGGTGAGTACGAAGGTGCCCGGCACCTTCCACGGGTACGGCTTCGACTCCTGCGCGGCGCCGAGTTCGGCGACGATGGACGCGTGGCTGAAGAAGGCCCGGTTCCGCGCGGTCGGCGTGTACATCGGCGGCGGTGACCTCGGCTGCCCGAACCAGCCGAACCTCGACCCCGCCTGGGTGGCCCGGCAGACCGGCAAGGGCTGGCACGTCTTCGCCATGTACGTCGGCCGGCAGGCACCGTGCTCGGGCGAGCCGTACCGGATCAGCAGCGCGGCGAAGGCGTCCAGCCAGGCCAAGGCGGACGCCACCGACGCGGTCGAGCAGGCCAAGCACTACGGCCTCGCCGCCGGGTCGATCATCATCCACGACATGGAGTACTACCCGCGCGGCGGTTCCTGCTCGACCGCCGTGCTGCGGTACCTGTCCACCTGGACCGCGACGATCAACTCGCTGCACTACCGCTCCGGGGTCTACTCCAGCCGCGCCGCGGCGATCGACGAGCTGGTCGCCGCGCGCAAGGCCGGCCGGTACCGGATGCCCGGCACCATCGACTTCGCCCAGTGGGACAAGAAGCCGACCGTCGGCAGCAGCGCCATCCCGAGCAATTACTGGGTGCGGCACCGGATGAAGCAGTACTGGGGTTCGCACACCGAGACGCACGGCGGCATCAAGCTCAACATCGACGCCGACTGGCTGTACGTGCACTGA
- a CDS encoding transglycosylase domain-containing protein — protein sequence MAHPDRDRHPLLNLVYLLFASVLAGVVVAAVAFPAIGATGYAAKSGSDTFEDLPTALTIPPSPENSYLYAADGKTVITSFYEENRKDVGIDEIPPVMRRAIVAAEDTRFYQHRGVDLHGVLRSLIANNTAGDVQQGASTLTMQYVRNVLFTSAKTPEQARAATAQTADRKLREMRYALALEKRMSKTEILRRYLNIAAFGHQAYGVYAASERYFSVPPSKLTLPQAALLAGLVKAPDAYDPTQADPKPATQRRNYVLDQMVALHYVDAKRAAAAKHSSLGLHPSEVPNGCVDVPAKHRDWGFFCDYFLTWWTAQQQFGDTRQARLDTLDRGGYKIVTTLDPKVQQIAQHEVLRQVSTHNPYAISMAVVQPRTGKVQAMATNRNYSLDTSHNGRSTRHDGQRGNYPNTTNPLISGGGDIYGYQAGSTFKMFTMLAALTAGKPLATSFKAPAKLKTHYPVGGGPASCGGYWCPSNANPSWMDGKRMMWDGFGRSVNTYFAWLEQQIGAEKAVAMAKKLGVRFLAPSDAKLAAHPHEWGAFTLGVSAVTPLDLANAYATVAAEGVYCAPRSVLTVSNRDGRAVSIPGADCHRVISADVARAATDAARCPVGQQGYYKRCNGGTAPNGFGASIGRPFAGKTGTTDNTQTATFVGFTPQLAAAAIAADPDNPRNAVGEAYANKVDWAVGDTIRRSLAGSAVRQFGRPSKKIAGHLSSAEHKRKRHH from the coding sequence GTGGCCCACCCCGACCGCGACCGGCATCCCCTGCTGAACCTCGTGTACCTGCTGTTCGCGAGCGTGCTCGCGGGCGTCGTCGTCGCCGCGGTCGCGTTCCCGGCCATCGGTGCCACCGGCTACGCCGCGAAGTCCGGCTCGGACACCTTCGAGGACCTGCCGACCGCGCTGACGATCCCGCCGTCGCCGGAGAACTCCTACCTGTACGCGGCCGACGGCAAGACCGTCATCACCTCGTTCTACGAGGAGAACCGCAAGGACGTCGGGATCGACGAAATCCCGCCGGTGATGCGGCGCGCGATCGTCGCCGCCGAGGACACCCGGTTCTACCAGCACCGCGGCGTCGACCTGCACGGCGTGCTGCGGTCGCTGATCGCGAACAACACCGCCGGCGACGTCCAGCAGGGCGCCTCCACGCTGACCATGCAGTACGTCCGGAACGTTCTGTTCACCTCGGCGAAGACCCCGGAACAGGCGCGGGCGGCCACCGCGCAGACCGCGGACCGCAAGCTGCGCGAGATGCGGTACGCGCTGGCGCTGGAGAAGCGGATGTCCAAGACCGAGATCCTGCGCCGCTACCTCAACATCGCCGCGTTCGGCCACCAGGCGTACGGGGTGTACGCGGCGAGCGAGCGCTACTTCTCGGTGCCGCCGTCGAAGCTGACGTTGCCGCAGGCGGCGCTGCTGGCCGGCCTGGTCAAGGCGCCCGACGCGTACGACCCGACCCAGGCCGACCCGAAGCCGGCCACCCAGCGGCGCAACTACGTGCTGGACCAGATGGTGGCGCTGCACTACGTCGATGCGAAGCGGGCGGCCGCCGCCAAGCACAGCTCGCTCGGGCTGCACCCCTCCGAGGTACCGAACGGCTGCGTCGACGTGCCGGCCAAGCACCGCGACTGGGGCTTCTTCTGCGACTACTTCCTGACCTGGTGGACCGCGCAGCAGCAGTTCGGTGACACCCGGCAGGCCCGGCTGGACACGCTCGACCGGGGCGGCTACAAGATCGTCACCACGCTGGATCCGAAGGTGCAGCAGATCGCGCAGCACGAGGTGCTGCGCCAGGTGTCGACGCACAACCCGTACGCGATCAGCATGGCGGTGGTGCAGCCGCGCACCGGCAAGGTGCAGGCGATGGCCACCAACCGCAACTACAGCCTGGACACCAGCCACAACGGCAGATCGACCCGGCACGACGGGCAGCGCGGCAACTACCCGAACACCACCAACCCGCTGATCTCCGGCGGCGGCGACATCTACGGTTACCAGGCCGGGTCGACGTTCAAGATGTTCACCATGCTGGCGGCGCTGACCGCCGGCAAGCCACTCGCCACCTCCTTCAAGGCGCCGGCGAAGCTGAAGACCCACTACCCGGTGGGCGGCGGTCCGGCCAGCTGCGGTGGCTACTGGTGCCCGAGCAACGCCAACCCGTCCTGGATGGACGGCAAGCGGATGATGTGGGACGGCTTCGGCCGCTCGGTCAACACCTACTTCGCCTGGCTGGAGCAGCAGATCGGCGCGGAGAAGGCGGTCGCGATGGCGAAGAAGCTCGGTGTCCGGTTCCTTGCCCCGTCCGACGCGAAGCTCGCCGCCCACCCGCACGAGTGGGGTGCGTTCACCCTCGGCGTGTCGGCGGTGACCCCGCTGGACCTCGCGAACGCCTACGCCACGGTCGCCGCGGAGGGCGTCTACTGCGCACCGCGCAGCGTGCTCACCGTGTCGAACCGGGACGGCAGGGCGGTCTCGATCCCGGGCGCCGACTGCCACCGGGTGATCTCCGCCGACGTGGCTCGCGCCGCCACCGACGCGGCCCGCTGCCCGGTGGGACAGCAGGGTTACTACAAGCGGTGCAACGGCGGTACCGCGCCGAACGGGTTCGGCGCCTCCATCGGGCGGCCGTTTGCGGGCAAGACCGGTACCACCGACAACACCCAGACCGCCACGTTCGTCGGGTTCACCCCGCAGCTCGCGGCAGCGGCCATCGCCGCCGATCCGGACAACCCGCGTAACGCGGTCGGCGAGGCGTACGCGAACAAGGTCGACTGGGCCGTGGGCGACACCATCCGCCGGTCGCTGGCCGGTTCGGCGGTGCGGCAGTTCGGCCGGCCGTCGAAGAAGATCGCCGGGCACCTCTCCAGCGCCGAACACAAGCGCAAACGCCACCACTGA
- a CDS encoding cytochrome c oxidase assembly protein, with translation MQGWVVPGMGHMGPVLAPTLGRLLGPSIDWFFLLCCLAAAGLYLAGVLRLRRRGIRWPVLRTVAWLSGVVSILFVTCTGLGSYGMALFSVHMIQHMVLSMFSPILLLLAAPITLALRAIRPAGRGRTGPREVIVAVLRSRVARVLTSPVFTLPLFIASLYGLYFTPLFDLAMGSWLGHHWMLVHFLLVGWIFFWPVMGADPAPHRPPHIFRMIELFLAMPFHAFFGIAVMQSATLITTTFAHPPLFWGINALSDQHTGGGIAWAFSEAPTLLVVIALFAQWISDDERRARRDDRAADRDGDAALAAYNAYLARLNRQT, from the coding sequence GTGCAGGGGTGGGTCGTGCCGGGAATGGGTCACATGGGGCCGGTGCTGGCCCCCACCCTGGGCCGGCTGCTCGGGCCGTCGATCGACTGGTTCTTCCTGCTCTGCTGCCTCGCCGCCGCCGGGCTGTACCTGGCCGGCGTGTTGCGGCTGCGCCGGCGCGGCATCCGCTGGCCGGTGTTGCGGACGGTGGCCTGGCTGTCGGGTGTCGTCTCCATCCTGTTCGTCACCTGCACCGGGCTGGGCAGCTACGGGATGGCGCTGTTCTCGGTGCACATGATCCAGCACATGGTGCTGAGCATGTTCTCGCCTATCCTGCTGCTGCTGGCGGCGCCGATCACGCTGGCATTGCGGGCGATCCGGCCGGCCGGGCGCGGCAGGACCGGCCCGCGCGAGGTCATCGTCGCGGTGCTGCGGTCCCGGGTTGCGCGGGTGCTGACCTCGCCGGTGTTCACCCTGCCGCTGTTCATCGCCAGCCTGTACGGGCTGTACTTCACCCCGCTGTTCGACCTGGCGATGGGCAGCTGGCTCGGCCACCACTGGATGCTGGTGCACTTCCTGCTGGTCGGCTGGATCTTCTTCTGGCCGGTGATGGGTGCCGACCCGGCGCCGCACCGCCCGCCGCACATCTTCCGGATGATCGAGCTGTTCCTGGCGATGCCGTTCCACGCGTTCTTCGGTATCGCGGTGATGCAGTCGGCGACGCTGATCACGACGACGTTCGCGCACCCGCCGCTGTTCTGGGGCATCAACGCGCTGTCCGACCAGCACACCGGTGGCGGCATCGCGTGGGCGTTCAGCGAGGCGCCCACGCTGCTGGTGGTGATCGCGCTGTTCGCGCAGTGGATCTCCGACGACGAGCGGCGGGCCCGCCGGGACGACCGCGCCGCGGACCGGGACGGCGACGCCGCGCTCGCCGCGTACAACGCCTACCTGGCCCGCCTCAACCGGCAGACCTGA
- a CDS encoding DinB family protein, producing the protein MSHDEMASEQELLVRFLTGQREAFRQAVAGLDEKQARSAPSASALSLAVLVKHCIDGERTMINRVAGAPEAADPVAKWQAGWQLTDADTVPALFAEWDEVGRRTEQVLLAETDLDRVVDIPANVRQWLPNDTAYTVRWLVLHSIEELARHAGHADVVRESIDGAVGHGAKQQPGTGWG; encoded by the coding sequence ATGAGTCATGACGAGATGGCGTCCGAGCAGGAACTGCTGGTCCGGTTTCTCACCGGCCAGCGCGAGGCGTTCCGGCAGGCGGTGGCCGGGCTGGACGAGAAGCAGGCCCGGTCGGCGCCGTCGGCCAGCGCGCTGAGCCTCGCGGTACTGGTCAAGCACTGCATCGACGGCGAGCGGACGATGATCAACCGGGTCGCCGGTGCGCCGGAAGCCGCCGATCCGGTGGCGAAGTGGCAGGCCGGTTGGCAGCTGACCGACGCAGACACGGTGCCGGCGCTGTTCGCCGAATGGGACGAGGTGGGCCGGCGCACCGAGCAGGTGCTGCTGGCCGAGACGGACCTGGACCGGGTCGTGGACATCCCCGCGAACGTCCGGCAGTGGCTCCCCAACGACACCGCGTACACGGTGCGCTGGCTGGTGCTGCACTCGATCGAGGAGCTGGCCCGGCATGCCGGGCACGCCGACGTGGTCCGGGAGTCGATCGACGGTGCGGTCGGCCACGGGGCCAAGCAGCAGCCCGGTACCGGCTGGGGCTGA
- a CDS encoding transglycosylase family protein: protein MAKHRALSPRARLGRKIAVTAVAAGAVTAVPLFGLTETASASGTNWDAIAQCESGGNWAINTGNGYYGGLQFSQSTWDANGGGQYATRADQASRTQQIAVAERVKASQGIGAWPVCGAHAGDAGNYTGSNTNGSGGGSSTGGSSTGGSSTDGSSSGGSASGGSSSGGSSQLPATHAQKKGPKYTVKHGDTLSAIAAKHKVKGGWQELYANNGKTLKGNPNLIFPGQVLVLA from the coding sequence ATGGCGAAGCACCGTGCCCTTTCCCCCCGGGCCAGGCTGGGTCGCAAGATCGCCGTCACGGCGGTCGCGGCCGGCGCCGTCACCGCGGTACCGCTGTTCGGCCTGACCGAGACCGCGAGCGCGTCCGGCACCAACTGGGATGCGATCGCGCAGTGCGAGTCCGGCGGCAACTGGGCCATCAACACCGGCAACGGCTACTACGGCGGCCTGCAGTTCTCCCAGAGCACCTGGGACGCCAACGGCGGCGGCCAGTACGCGACACGCGCCGACCAGGCCAGCCGTACCCAGCAGATCGCCGTCGCCGAGCGCGTCAAGGCCAGCCAGGGCATCGGCGCCTGGCCGGTGTGCGGCGCGCACGCGGGCGATGCCGGCAACTACACCGGCAGCAACACCAACGGCTCCGGCGGTGGCTCCTCGACCGGCGGCTCCTCGACCGGCGGCTCCTCGACCGACGGGTCGTCCTCCGGCGGCTCCGCCTCCGGTGGGTCGTCCTCCGGCGGGTCGTCGCAGCTGCCGGCCACCCACGCGCAGAAGAAGGGCCCGAAGTACACCGTCAAGCACGGTGACACGCTGTCGGCCATCGCCGCCAAGCACAAGGTCAAGGGCGGCTGGCAGGAGCTGTACGCCAACAACGGCAAGACGCTCAAGGGCAACCCGAACCTGATCTTCCCCGGCCAGGTCCTGGTACTGGCCTAG
- a CDS encoding FUSC family protein — MGCGLAILAGELLSPQRWYWAVIAAFVVFAGTTSAGQTLMKGFRRVVGTLVGIVTGTVVALLVAGDLPLVVGLLFVCIFAGFYLVAISYSAMTFFITVMLGLLYSLLGTFTPGLLVLRLEETAAGAAAGALAALVVLPTSTKSLLRDSVDGLLERLAGFVTSTVGLLADGELVDLIDASRDVDADLDAVQTSAEPLLHRISPRRARRSDTRHLVRVLTRCAHHARGIAANAEVAALPADRTLAAVGGRVAANLRRLRAVLRDEPHPEPLARDETPAAAIGRDAPAGLDERTRRAVNHLTQLDQAVLALARPLGARIADGSH; from the coding sequence GTGGGCTGCGGACTCGCCATCCTCGCCGGTGAGCTGCTGTCCCCGCAGCGGTGGTACTGGGCGGTCATCGCCGCGTTCGTGGTGTTCGCCGGCACCACCTCGGCCGGCCAGACGCTGATGAAGGGGTTCCGCCGGGTCGTCGGCACCCTGGTCGGCATCGTCACCGGTACGGTCGTGGCGCTGCTGGTGGCCGGTGACCTGCCGCTGGTGGTGGGGCTGCTGTTCGTCTGCATCTTCGCCGGCTTCTACCTGGTGGCGATCTCGTACAGCGCGATGACGTTCTTCATCACCGTGATGCTCGGCCTGCTCTACAGCCTGCTCGGTACGTTCACGCCGGGGCTTCTGGTGCTGCGGCTGGAGGAGACCGCAGCGGGCGCGGCGGCCGGCGCGCTCGCCGCGTTGGTGGTGTTGCCCACCAGTACCAAGAGCCTGCTGCGCGACTCGGTGGACGGCCTGCTCGAACGGCTCGCCGGGTTCGTGACGTCCACCGTGGGGCTGCTGGCCGATGGTGAGCTGGTCGACCTGATCGACGCCTCCCGGGACGTGGATGCCGACCTCGACGCGGTACAGACCAGCGCCGAGCCGCTGCTGCACCGGATCAGCCCGCGCCGGGCCCGGCGCAGCGACACCCGGCACCTGGTCCGGGTACTCACCCGGTGCGCCCACCATGCCCGGGGCATCGCCGCCAACGCCGAGGTCGCCGCGCTGCCGGCCGACCGGACGCTGGCCGCCGTGGGCGGCCGGGTCGCCGCCAACCTACGCCGGCTGCGTGCCGTACTGCGGGACGAACCGCACCCGGAGCCGTTGGCGCGGGACGAGACGCCGGCCGCCGCCATCGGCCGGGACGCCCCCGCGGGCCTGGACGAGCGGACCCGCCGCGCGGTGAACCACCTCACCCAGCTGGACCAGGCTGTCCTCGCGCTGGCCCGCCCGCTCGGCGCCCGCATCGCGGACGGCTCGCACTGA
- the thrS gene encoding threonine--tRNA ligase encodes MSIESCAPAAADAEAGGSPDHRRLGRELDLFATDPLVGSGLPLWLPDGAIIRYELEKLAAESAAADGCRRVYTPVLAKRELYERSGHWAKFAEDMFPPMRVGGEELVLRPANCPHHALVYASRQRSVRDLPLRLSELASMFRSELSGVLSGLSRVRQINLDDIHVFCAPDQVADEIVLALRAIQRVHGRLGVEVAGYRLSRRGSGGGYLGDDALWSAAEEQLADALDRLGLSYQDAPGEAAFYGPKIDVQVADASGREESLATVQLDFNQPERFDLRYVGHDGRRHRPVMIHRGTVGAMERLVAYLLERHDGALPTWLSPVQVAVLPVAADHLPAAERLLDVLRDNGIRAELADPQDSLGARVARARQRRVPYQAVLGAREVAADAATVRTRDGARRLLGTGELVAELRAHLDARD; translated from the coding sequence ATGTCCATCGAATCCTGCGCACCCGCTGCCGCCGACGCCGAAGCCGGCGGGAGCCCCGACCACCGGCGGCTCGGCCGGGAACTCGATCTGTTCGCGACCGACCCGCTGGTGGGCTCCGGCCTGCCGCTGTGGCTGCCGGACGGCGCGATCATCCGGTACGAGCTGGAGAAGCTCGCCGCCGAGTCCGCCGCGGCCGACGGCTGCCGCCGGGTGTACACCCCGGTGCTGGCGAAGCGCGAGCTGTACGAGCGATCCGGGCACTGGGCGAAGTTCGCCGAGGACATGTTCCCGCCGATGCGCGTCGGCGGCGAGGAACTGGTGCTGCGGCCGGCGAACTGCCCGCATCATGCCCTGGTGTACGCGTCGCGCCAGCGCAGCGTGCGCGACCTGCCGCTGCGGCTGAGCGAACTGGCGTCGATGTTTCGCAGCGAGCTGTCCGGCGTGCTGTCCGGGCTGTCCCGGGTGCGGCAGATCAACCTGGACGACATCCACGTGTTCTGCGCGCCGGACCAGGTCGCCGACGAGATCGTGCTGGCGTTGCGGGCGATCCAGCGGGTGCATGGCAGGCTCGGTGTCGAGGTCGCCGGCTACCGGCTGTCCCGCCGCGGATCCGGCGGTGGCTACCTCGGCGACGACGCGCTCTGGTCGGCCGCGGAGGAACAACTGGCGGACGCGCTGGACCGGCTCGGACTGTCCTATCAGGACGCACCTGGTGAGGCGGCGTTCTACGGTCCGAAGATCGACGTGCAGGTCGCGGATGCGTCGGGTCGGGAGGAGAGTCTCGCGACCGTGCAGCTCGACTTCAACCAGCCGGAGCGGTTCGACCTGCGGTACGTGGGGCACGACGGTCGCCGGCACCGGCCGGTGATGATCCACCGTGGCACCGTCGGCGCGATGGAACGGCTGGTCGCCTACCTGCTGGAGCGGCACGACGGCGCGCTGCCGACCTGGCTGTCCCCGGTGCAGGTGGCGGTGCTGCCGGTCGCCGCCGACCACCTGCCGGCCGCCGAGCGGCTGCTCGATGTCCTGCGGGACAACGGTATCCGGGCCGAGCTGGCCGACCCGCAGGACAGCCTCGGTGCCCGAGTGGCGCGGGCCCGCCAGCGCCGGGTGCCCTACCAGGCGGTCCTCGGCGCCCGGGAGGTGGCGGCCGACGCGGCGACCGTGCGTACCAGGGACGGTGCCCGCCGGCTGCTCGGCACCGGCGAGCTGGTCGCCGAGTTGCGCGCGCACCTCGACGCCCGGGACTGA
- a CDS encoding snapalysin family zinc-dependent metalloprotease: protein MLRRRLVPLLAAALFALVGAPIATAPQAAAAVSPHAVTTVYYDASQAPDLADNITEAVQIWNDSVQNVRLVAGGPADVTISEGYGGGSYTIPEGLGAGEVYLDLQQAQEYNPTRIVAHELGHIYGLPDNYDGDCSILMSGHSAGTGCQTTHPSAGEAAQVDANFAGGFRAARLPAVYQGCFDRSPARQRA from the coding sequence ATGCTGCGACGACGTCTCGTACCGCTGCTGGCCGCGGCGCTGTTCGCCCTGGTCGGCGCGCCGATCGCGACGGCACCCCAGGCCGCCGCCGCGGTCTCGCCGCACGCCGTCACCACCGTGTACTACGACGCCAGCCAGGCGCCCGATCTCGCCGACAACATCACCGAGGCGGTACAGATCTGGAACGACAGCGTGCAGAACGTCCGGCTGGTGGCCGGCGGCCCGGCCGACGTCACCATCAGCGAGGGGTACGGGGGCGGCTCGTACACGATCCCGGAGGGGCTCGGCGCCGGCGAGGTGTACCTCGACCTGCAACAGGCGCAGGAGTACAACCCGACCCGCATCGTGGCGCACGAACTCGGCCACATCTACGGCCTGCCGGACAACTACGACGGTGACTGCTCGATCCTGATGAGCGGGCACAGCGCCGGGACCGGCTGCCAGACCACGCACCCGAGTGCCGGGGAGGCAGCGCAGGTCGACGCGAACTTCGCCGGCGGGTTCCGCGCCGCGCGGCTGCCGGCCGTCTACCAGGGCTGCTTCGACCGCAGCCCGGCCCGGCAGCGGGCCTGA